The Sorangiineae bacterium MSr11367 genome window below encodes:
- a CDS encoding NAD-dependent epimerase/dehydratase family protein, which yields MIDLVTGATGFIGGYLAERLLRHGRQVRVLCRPGSETKLTAAVAKDAQIARGDLRDEDSLTAAVAGAARVFHCAGHVSDWGTPDEFAATNVRGTEALYRAAHAAGVERVVHFSSIAAFGTPSPKYFDDATPLDGLARDGYSLTKASGEAVAHRAAEAGLPVTILRPAVVYGLRGTWLEEPLSMIQQGKMFLLGGGSGTCHPCYIENLIDATLLAAEHPAALGEAFIVGDGESISFRDYFNAVAAIAGRGPVRRSIPLPVARTMASSFEAMARFRRTATRPLLTHTAIDMVTTQSEMSIRKIREQLGWTPRYSFSSAMEELSALTRSRRPL from the coding sequence ATGATCGATCTAGTAACGGGCGCGACCGGTTTCATCGGAGGGTACCTTGCCGAGCGGCTGCTCCGTCATGGGCGGCAGGTGCGGGTGCTCTGCCGTCCGGGGAGCGAAACGAAGCTCACGGCTGCGGTGGCCAAGGACGCGCAAATTGCGCGCGGCGATCTGCGCGACGAAGACTCCCTCACCGCGGCCGTGGCGGGGGCTGCGCGCGTGTTTCATTGCGCGGGGCACGTCTCGGACTGGGGGACGCCGGACGAGTTTGCAGCGACCAACGTGCGCGGCACGGAAGCGCTGTACCGCGCCGCGCATGCAGCCGGTGTGGAGCGCGTCGTGCATTTCAGCTCGATCGCGGCCTTTGGGACGCCATCACCGAAATACTTCGATGATGCGACACCGCTGGATGGCCTGGCGCGGGATGGCTACTCGCTGACCAAAGCAAGCGGCGAGGCCGTCGCACACCGGGCTGCCGAGGCGGGGTTGCCCGTCACCATCCTGCGGCCCGCCGTGGTGTACGGCCTGCGGGGGACATGGCTCGAGGAGCCTCTGTCGATGATCCAGCAGGGCAAGATGTTCCTCTTGGGCGGGGGCAGCGGCACCTGCCACCCGTGTTACATCGAGAACCTGATCGACGCGACGTTGCTCGCCGCCGAGCACCCGGCCGCGCTGGGCGAAGCCTTCATCGTGGGCGATGGCGAATCCATCTCCTTCCGCGACTACTTCAACGCGGTGGCCGCGATCGCCGGACGCGGGCCCGTGCGGCGGTCCATTCCGCTTCCCGTGGCGCGCACGATGGCCTCGTCGTTCGAGGCGATGGCGCGCTTTCGTCGCACCGCGACGCGCCCGCTCCTCACGCACACGGCGATCGACATGGTGACCACGCAGAGCGAAATGTCGATCCGCAAGATCCGTGAGCAGCTCGGCTGGACGCCGCGCTACTCCTTTTCCAGCGCCATGGAGGAGCTGTCCGCGCTCACCCGAAGTCGAAGACCACTTTGA
- the hpnR gene encoding hopanoid C-3 methylase HpnR: protein MKVLCVHPSGLMYTEIFLRLEPLGVELVAASVRRAGHDTRLLDLQAATHRDFFRILDDFRPDAVLFGMNYLANIPEVIDLCKATKARLPRTLTCVGGHSASFTARELLEHAAGGIDCVVRGEGEEAAPRVLDAWRDDPKSLHRLDGVMTLDGEGPPPKQIHSLDDLRPARDLLPHRKKYFIGVLDPAASIEFSRGCPWDCSFCSAWTFYGRSYRKVAPELCAEDLASIREEGVFIVDDVAFIQAEHGNAIADAIERRGLKKRYYLETRGDVLLRNKELFVRWKKLGLEYMFLGLEAIDAEGLKAFRKRVPLGKNFEALEYARSLGIMVAVNIIADPDWDEARFRVIREWALSVPEIVNISVNTPYPGTETFLTDAREFTTRDYRLFDIQHAVLPTKLPLARFYEELVKTQQVLNKKHLGVAALKATAAISARLLLQGQTNFVKMLWKFNSVYDPRRQLADHAQPVKYEMKLPVVSPTKKVDPRKLYVLPPNSKAAQANALITRET from the coding sequence ATGAAGGTCCTGTGTGTTCACCCGAGTGGTCTCATGTACACGGAGATTTTCCTGCGGCTCGAGCCCCTGGGGGTCGAGCTCGTGGCAGCCTCGGTTCGTCGGGCCGGGCACGACACGCGCCTGCTCGATCTGCAGGCGGCCACGCATCGCGATTTCTTCCGCATCCTCGACGACTTCCGCCCCGACGCGGTGCTCTTCGGGATGAACTACCTGGCCAACATCCCCGAGGTCATCGACCTCTGCAAGGCCACGAAGGCGCGCCTTCCGCGCACACTCACCTGTGTGGGCGGGCATAGTGCCTCCTTCACCGCGCGGGAGCTCCTCGAGCATGCGGCGGGCGGTATCGATTGCGTGGTGCGCGGGGAAGGGGAGGAAGCCGCGCCGCGCGTGCTGGACGCCTGGCGCGACGACCCGAAGAGTCTGCATCGGCTCGACGGCGTGATGACCCTCGACGGTGAGGGGCCGCCACCCAAGCAGATCCACTCGCTCGACGATCTGCGCCCCGCGCGCGATTTGCTTCCCCATCGGAAAAAGTACTTCATCGGAGTGCTGGATCCGGCCGCGTCCATCGAGTTCTCGCGCGGCTGTCCGTGGGACTGCTCCTTTTGCAGCGCCTGGACCTTTTACGGACGAAGCTACCGCAAAGTGGCCCCCGAGCTGTGCGCCGAAGATCTCGCGAGCATCCGCGAGGAGGGCGTGTTCATCGTCGACGACGTGGCGTTCATCCAGGCCGAGCACGGGAACGCCATCGCCGACGCCATCGAGCGCCGCGGACTCAAAAAGCGCTACTACTTGGAGACCCGCGGCGACGTGCTCTTGCGCAACAAGGAGCTCTTCGTTCGATGGAAGAAGCTCGGCCTCGAGTACATGTTTCTCGGCCTCGAGGCCATCGACGCGGAAGGCCTCAAAGCCTTTCGAAAGCGCGTTCCATTGGGCAAAAACTTCGAGGCCCTGGAATATGCCCGCTCGCTCGGCATCATGGTGGCGGTGAACATCATCGCCGACCCCGATTGGGACGAAGCGCGTTTTCGAGTGATCCGCGAGTGGGCCCTGTCGGTGCCCGAAATCGTGAACATCAGCGTGAATACCCCTTATCCGGGTACGGAGACGTTCCTCACCGATGCCCGAGAATTCACCACACGCGACTACCGCCTTTTCGACATTCAACACGCCGTGCTCCCGACGAAGCTGCCGCTCGCCCGTTTTTACGAGGAACTCGTGAAAACGCAGCAAGTGCTCAACAAGAAGCACCTCGGCGTGGCCGCCCTCAAGGCCACGGCGGCCATCTCCGCACGCCTCTTGCTTCAGGGCCAAACGAACTTCGTCAAAATGCTCTGGAAGTTCAATTCCGTTTACGATCCAAGGCGCCAACTCGCCGACCACGCGCAACCGGTCAAATACGAAATGAAGCTGCCCGTGGTGTCGCCCACGAAAAAGGTCGACCCGCGGAAGCTTTACGTGCTCCCGCCCAACAGCAAGGCAGCCCAAGCGAACGCTTTGATCACACGCGAGACGTAG
- a CDS encoding FG-GAP-like repeat-containing protein: MDAAGTSTTLIATSVALVTVLGFACGSSSDDGAPVRDAGPDRGIIVDDRVDPLHSSVVFEPSSVVADGVASAKIIVTLRRGDLSPAPGVHVDLSVSGNGNRLSSAAGETDKAGTFSATLASTMAETKTVSATFAQYALKSTATFDPCRGKFSFLAPSVAMSDALHAPRALAAADFNGDRKTDLAVVSKNIDEVRILLGNGDGTFIEGNTYITRGGPVAIVTADFTSDGNPDLVVVNEVSGSVNLLTGKGDGTFANEYFNVSAYPAAVVATDLNHDGRIDLAIHSGTSRSTVSVLLGVGYGKFSPPTEYIVYGLAMSLASGDFNKDGATDLAAATHDSVAVLYGRSEGKFDGPYYPITDGEDFRFVATADFEGDGDTDIAIAVEYDTSNLLKGERSGTTLSSSRQPNFPRSFVTTGDFDGDGKADVLGPEHLLIGNGKGAFSEPIPLPHGNYHDNYETAAATADFNGDGKLDVAITSDRDTSPGQLSILLNSGCVP; this comes from the coding sequence ATGGATGCTGCAGGAACGTCAACGACTCTCATTGCAACGAGCGTGGCACTCGTTACGGTTCTGGGCTTTGCTTGCGGCAGTTCAAGCGATGATGGCGCTCCCGTCCGCGACGCCGGCCCAGATCGGGGAATCATTGTCGATGATCGGGTTGATCCATTGCATTCATCCGTCGTGTTCGAGCCTTCGAGCGTTGTCGCCGATGGCGTAGCGTCGGCCAAGATCATCGTGACGTTACGACGGGGCGACCTAAGTCCGGCGCCGGGCGTGCACGTGGATCTGAGCGTGTCGGGAAACGGGAATAGGCTCAGTTCGGCCGCCGGAGAAACGGATAAGGCGGGGACATTCAGCGCCACCCTTGCATCGACGATGGCCGAGACCAAGACCGTGAGCGCGACGTTCGCACAATATGCTCTGAAATCCACAGCGACATTCGATCCCTGCCGCGGGAAGTTCTCGTTCCTCGCCCCCAGTGTCGCAATGAGCGATGCTCTACACGCGCCGCGAGCACTCGCCGCGGCCGACTTCAACGGCGACCGAAAAACCGACCTTGCCGTTGTAAGCAAGAATATCGATGAGGTACGCATCCTTCTTGGGAATGGAGACGGTACATTCATCGAGGGGAACACCTACATTACCAGAGGCGGCCCCGTCGCGATCGTGACCGCAGACTTCACATCCGACGGGAATCCGGACCTGGTCGTGGTGAACGAAGTCTCGGGCTCCGTCAACCTTCTCACCGGCAAGGGTGACGGCACATTCGCGAACGAGTACTTCAACGTGTCCGCTTATCCCGCGGCAGTCGTCGCCACCGATTTGAACCATGACGGCCGCATCGACCTCGCGATCCATAGCGGTACTAGCAGGAGTACCGTAAGCGTCTTGCTCGGGGTTGGATATGGCAAATTCTCGCCCCCCACGGAGTATATCGTTTATGGCCTAGCCATGAGCCTCGCGTCCGGCGACTTCAACAAGGATGGGGCAACCGACCTCGCCGCCGCGACCCACGACTCCGTGGCCGTGCTCTACGGGCGTTCGGAAGGCAAGTTCGATGGCCCCTACTACCCGATTACCGATGGGGAGGATTTCCGATTCGTTGCAACCGCCGATTTCGAAGGCGACGGCGACACGGATATCGCAATAGCCGTAGAATACGACACGTCGAATCTATTGAAGGGTGAACGCTCCGGTACGACGTTGAGCTCCTCGCGCCAGCCAAACTTTCCCCGTTCCTTCGTGACGACCGGTGATTTCGACGGTGATGGCAAAGCCGACGTGCTGGGCCCCGAACACCTTCTGATAGGAAACGGCAAGGGCGCCTTCTCCGAGCCGATCCCACTTCCCCACGGCAACTATCATGACAATTACGAGACCGCTGCCGCAACGGCCGACTTCAACGGCGATGGGAAACTGGATGTAGCAATCACGTCGGATCGCGATACTTCGCCGGGGCAATTGAGTATTTTGCTGAACTCGGGGTGTGTGCCATGA
- a CDS encoding TonB-dependent receptor — MPLTSRFPGNVYLLLATAVSSATVFVPSVASAQDAPTPAQPPSSTQTPEPAPADAAAEEGAEELKEEDPARPPPKGKGAVWGVISDRDTKDTLIEAQVFVLGKNKRVLTDVDGRYRIELPPGDYDFRVVYELHQTRRLKRVRVVAGKTRRIDVAMESDKEAHEELSPIEADIERASAAAQIQIRRNAATASDGVGAQDIAKTPDRNAADASRRVVGVTLVEGRYLFVRGLGERYSNALLNGAPLPSPEPDRQAVPLDIFPTLVLSDVTVSKTFVPDMPGDFAGGSVNIHTRDLPPKFQFQANLGLGFNTQTTFQHRLSHEGGSTDWLGIDDGGRKLPSIIPNYTVSRVNPDGETLNPNLTEYGRAINSRMTTTDPISLPNGTLSLVIGDSFKFGKKKEQAFGYQVAAGYSRRYVRRNDETLRRFDLVRRDATSPPELALQNDYVANTGLDLVSWNGLATLSYAPSLNHRFTLTGFYSRGSEKEGREIHGPNAERNFQTIYDTRLRFIARDLIFGQLRGEHRFPETMGTQIAWNGSVSRAALDEPNTRQTVYLDDPTRGRSWLLGTLSGSHFYATQSEVTYGGGVDLTQPITRETKATKNFKIGGLITRKHRSFEARRFRFEPTNEVPNTILLPPDQLFTNDNVGPAIFLTEYTRPTDGYKADHNIYAGYLMGDFWFGDRFRVIVGERVEASSQTIDTFSPFAPGAPASSKLAKTDLLPSANLVFKATESSNLRLSVSRTVARPQLRELAPFSFSDYFGAREVQGNPNLDRTRIWNYDVRYEWFPGEADVIAASAFAKSFDNPIEPVIISQAGGVKSFRNARGATNFGIELEARKQLGFISKALQDFSVLSNLTLVHSRVELRTDDPLLIQTSSVRPLAQQSPYIINFAVDYNRESSRTRVRVLYNIFGERISEVGSNGLPDIYEQPRGQLDASITQGIGQYLDVKLAAENILDSPYRFLHKDHDELVQRYKLGTSVWLSATLNLQ, encoded by the coding sequence ATGCCGCTTACGTCTCGTTTCCCAGGAAACGTGTATTTGCTGCTCGCCACGGCTGTGTCGTCGGCAACGGTTTTCGTGCCCAGTGTTGCCTCGGCGCAAGACGCACCCACTCCTGCGCAACCGCCGTCGTCGACGCAGACGCCGGAGCCGGCTCCCGCGGACGCGGCGGCGGAGGAAGGGGCCGAGGAGCTCAAGGAAGAGGATCCCGCGCGACCTCCGCCCAAGGGTAAGGGCGCCGTTTGGGGTGTCATTTCCGACCGCGATACCAAGGATACGCTGATCGAAGCCCAGGTCTTCGTGCTTGGGAAGAACAAGCGCGTGTTGACGGATGTCGACGGCCGCTACCGCATCGAGCTTCCGCCGGGCGATTACGATTTTCGCGTGGTGTACGAGCTGCACCAGACGCGCCGGTTGAAGCGAGTACGCGTCGTTGCGGGCAAGACGCGCCGCATCGACGTGGCGATGGAGTCGGACAAAGAGGCGCACGAGGAGCTCTCGCCCATCGAGGCCGACATCGAGCGCGCGAGCGCGGCGGCGCAGATTCAGATCCGGCGAAACGCCGCGACGGCGTCCGATGGCGTGGGTGCGCAGGATATTGCGAAGACGCCAGATAGGAACGCGGCCGACGCATCGCGACGCGTGGTCGGTGTGACGCTGGTCGAGGGTCGGTATCTGTTCGTGCGCGGTTTGGGCGAGCGGTATTCGAATGCGCTCCTGAACGGCGCACCGCTACCGAGCCCCGAGCCGGATCGGCAAGCCGTCCCGCTCGACATTTTCCCGACGCTGGTTCTCTCCGACGTCACCGTTTCGAAGACGTTCGTGCCGGACATGCCAGGCGACTTTGCGGGTGGCTCCGTCAATATTCACACGCGCGATTTGCCTCCCAAATTTCAGTTCCAGGCGAACCTCGGCTTGGGGTTCAATACCCAGACGACGTTTCAGCACCGCCTCTCGCACGAGGGTGGAAGCACGGATTGGCTCGGCATCGACGACGGAGGGCGCAAGCTACCTTCGATCATCCCGAATTACACGGTTTCGCGCGTAAACCCCGATGGCGAAACCTTGAATCCGAACCTCACCGAGTATGGCCGAGCCATCAACTCGCGTATGACCACGACGGATCCGATCTCGCTTCCAAACGGTACGTTAAGTCTCGTCATCGGTGATTCGTTCAAGTTCGGGAAGAAGAAGGAGCAGGCGTTCGGCTATCAAGTCGCCGCGGGCTACTCTCGACGATACGTGCGGCGTAACGACGAGACGCTCCGACGATTCGACCTCGTGCGACGGGACGCGACGAGCCCCCCTGAGCTCGCCCTCCAGAACGACTACGTCGCCAACACGGGGCTCGATTTGGTCTCATGGAATGGTCTGGCGACGCTTTCCTATGCACCTAGCCTAAATCATCGATTCACGCTTACGGGGTTCTACAGCCGTGGCTCCGAGAAGGAGGGGCGTGAGATCCATGGGCCCAACGCCGAGCGCAATTTCCAGACCATTTATGATACGCGACTCCGGTTCATCGCGCGCGATCTCATCTTCGGACAGCTGCGCGGCGAGCACCGTTTTCCCGAAACGATGGGAACTCAGATTGCGTGGAACGGCAGCGTCTCGCGGGCGGCTCTCGACGAGCCCAATACGCGTCAGACGGTTTACCTGGACGACCCAACACGGGGCCGTAGCTGGCTCTTGGGCACACTGAGTGGGTCTCACTTCTATGCCACGCAAAGTGAAGTCACCTACGGCGGTGGAGTCGACCTCACCCAACCGATCACGCGCGAAACGAAGGCTACCAAGAACTTCAAGATCGGCGGGCTCATAACCAGGAAGCATCGCTCCTTCGAGGCGCGCAGGTTCCGTTTCGAGCCGACCAACGAAGTACCGAACACGATCCTCTTGCCTCCCGACCAACTGTTCACGAACGACAACGTCGGGCCCGCGATCTTTCTCACCGAATACACGCGCCCGACGGACGGCTACAAGGCGGATCACAATATTTACGCCGGCTACCTCATGGGGGATTTCTGGTTCGGTGACCGATTTCGCGTGATTGTGGGCGAGCGCGTGGAGGCCTCCTCGCAGACGATCGATACATTCAGCCCGTTCGCTCCCGGTGCGCCGGCGAGCTCCAAGTTGGCAAAGACCGATCTTCTGCCATCGGCCAATCTCGTCTTCAAAGCGACCGAATCGTCGAATCTTCGGCTGTCGGTCTCGCGCACCGTGGCAAGACCGCAACTTCGAGAGCTGGCACCATTCTCCTTTTCCGACTATTTCGGCGCACGAGAGGTGCAGGGAAATCCCAACCTCGACCGCACCCGTATTTGGAACTACGACGTCCGCTACGAATGGTTTCCAGGCGAAGCAGATGTCATCGCCGCAAGCGCTTTTGCCAAGTCGTTCGACAATCCGATCGAGCCCGTCATCATCTCGCAAGCGGGCGGCGTCAAATCATTCCGCAACGCCCGTGGTGCAACCAACTTCGGAATCGAGCTCGAGGCGCGCAAGCAGTTGGGTTTCATCAGCAAAGCGCTTCAAGACTTCAGCGTCCTGTCCAATTTGACCTTGGTTCATTCGCGGGTCGAGCTGAGAACGGACGACCCTTTGCTCATTCAAACGAGCAGCGTTCGTCCGCTCGCCCAGCAGTCGCCCTACATCATCAATTTTGCCGTTGACTACAATCGCGAAAGCTCACGAACGCGTGTTCGCGTCCTCTACAATATTTTCGGCGAGCGCATCTCCGAAGTAGGCTCGAACGGTCTACCCGATATTTACGAACAACCGCGCGGCCAACTCGATGCGTCGATCACACAGGGAATCGGCCAATACCTGGATGTCAAACTAGCGGCCGAAAATATTCTCGATTCACCATACCGCTTCCTTCACAAGGATCACGACGAGTTGGTGCAACGCTACAAGCTCGGAACTTCCGTTTGGCTCAGCGCAACCCTAAACCTGCAATGA
- a CDS encoding biopolymer transporter ExbD, giving the protein MAVTLEAGKPGAKRAGPVPPAINVTPLVDVVLVLLIIFMVVTPLLNKEFKIHLPKKDDNKEQPPPENDTRIVLTVNKTGTIRINRDVIDDNELAEKLPRMLAARSDKVVYFDADDDAPYSLVVQTLDRTRRAGGKAIAILTEKVAQ; this is encoded by the coding sequence ATGGCCGTTACCCTCGAAGCCGGCAAGCCTGGGGCAAAACGAGCGGGCCCCGTACCGCCGGCCATCAACGTCACGCCGCTGGTCGACGTCGTTCTGGTTCTTCTCATCATTTTCATGGTGGTGACTCCTCTGCTGAACAAGGAGTTCAAAATCCACCTTCCGAAGAAGGACGATAACAAAGAGCAACCACCGCCCGAAAACGACACGCGCATCGTGCTGACCGTCAACAAAACGGGCACGATTCGCATCAATCGGGACGTGATTGACGACAATGAATTGGCGGAAAAGCTGCCCCGCATGCTCGCCGCCCGCAGCGACAAAGTCGTTTACTTCGATGCAGACGACGACGCACCTTATTCGCTCGTCGTGCAAACCCTCGATCGCACACGCCGCGCAGGCGGAAAAGCGATCGCGATCCTTACGGAGAAAGTCGCGCAGTAA
- a CDS encoding biopolymer transporter ExbD, whose product MSKHMPQPEINVTPLVDVVLVLLIIFMVIAPALEHGERVELPAIVRPDPKSKLKQEPITVSIAASGKIFLEKDAVERDALAAKLDELHEKDAERRVVLKGDSSLNYAEARAVFALVEKTGFGGCSLMVSKKGKEDEAEEAEPAKESRNSDSNEAAPEVVGRLAAAGSGR is encoded by the coding sequence ATGAGCAAGCATATGCCGCAGCCCGAGATCAACGTGACGCCGCTGGTCGACGTCGTTCTCGTGCTCCTCATCATCTTCATGGTCATCGCCCCCGCGCTCGAACACGGCGAGCGCGTGGAGCTCCCCGCCATCGTGCGGCCGGACCCGAAGTCCAAACTGAAGCAAGAGCCCATCACCGTGAGCATTGCCGCAAGCGGCAAGATCTTCCTGGAGAAAGACGCCGTCGAGCGCGACGCGCTCGCGGCAAAGCTCGACGAGCTGCACGAGAAAGACGCGGAGCGCCGGGTCGTGTTGAAGGGAGACTCCAGCCTGAATTATGCCGAGGCGCGCGCCGTCTTCGCCCTGGTGGAGAAAACCGGCTTCGGCGGCTGTTCTCTGATGGTGAGCAAGAAGGGCAAAGAGGACGAGGCCGAAGAGGCCGAGCCGGCGAAGGAAAGCCGCAACTCGGACTCGAACGAGGCGGCGCCCGAAGTGGTGGGTCGCCTCGCCGCGGCGGGGAGCGGGAGATAA
- a CDS encoding MotA/TolQ/ExbB proton channel family protein codes for MMSFNPIHLWASMGLMSKIVTSVLLVMALCTITVVVERWVALFRGTRASQRFAAAAGAALNAREFEKLVVLSDEIAQAPLSRLVGATVKRYLRARIDGVHEAEGLTPIELAKREGARQTEELGADLRRGMGMLATIGSISPFVGLLGTVVGIITAFQGIASTGSGGLGAVSGGIAEALVETALGLMVAIPSVMIFNFLSNKIARMEGALQRSLGELIDEMETHQDREASGRRFARQNDAQAAE; via the coding sequence ATGATGTCGTTCAACCCGATTCATCTCTGGGCCAGCATGGGCCTCATGAGCAAGATCGTTACTTCGGTTTTGCTCGTCATGGCACTTTGCACCATTACCGTCGTGGTCGAACGATGGGTTGCCCTTTTCCGCGGCACGCGCGCTTCGCAGCGGTTCGCGGCGGCGGCGGGCGCGGCGCTCAATGCGCGCGAGTTCGAGAAGCTGGTCGTGCTTTCCGATGAGATCGCGCAAGCCCCGCTTTCGCGCCTGGTCGGCGCCACGGTCAAGCGTTACCTCCGCGCACGCATCGACGGTGTGCACGAGGCGGAGGGATTGACGCCCATCGAATTGGCCAAACGCGAAGGCGCCCGACAAACCGAGGAACTCGGAGCGGATCTGCGGCGCGGCATGGGCATGCTGGCGACGATTGGTTCGATTTCCCCCTTCGTCGGATTGCTCGGTACGGTCGTAGGTATCATCACCGCCTTCCAGGGCATTGCCTCGACGGGCTCCGGCGGTCTCGGTGCGGTGTCGGGCGGTATCGCCGAAGCCCTCGTGGAAACCGCGCTCGGCCTCATGGTGGCCATTCCGTCGGTCATGATCTTCAATTTCCTGAGCAATAAGATTGCGCGCATGGAGGGGGCCCTTCAGCGCTCGCTCGGGGAGTTGATCGACGAGATGGAAACGCACCAGGACCGCGAAGCCTCGGGGCGGCGGTTCGCACGACAGAACGACGCGCAAGCTGCCGAGTAA
- a CDS encoding TonB family protein: MGFESFGQQEHDPARKRRLAVGAGAGLVVLGGLLAVGIAFGAIAPLQQEEEVDVKLVAKMPEAKPPPPPPPPPPRVKSPAPLGAKKASPITPPTVIPQEKPPETDLQNAKSEIPIGDGDPNGDPNGKAGGRGSGGVAVAPTAPPAPPAPPPPPIQLPEHVDPPQAIHKPMPEYPEAARKQGVETVVVVKFVVTETGDVADITIMRGHPLLDETVLAVVKTWRFQPAVMDGHAIRVYRVVKIPFKLRT, from the coding sequence ATGGGCTTCGAATCTTTCGGCCAACAGGAGCACGATCCTGCACGCAAACGGCGCCTTGCCGTTGGAGCGGGCGCAGGGCTCGTGGTCTTGGGTGGCCTGCTTGCGGTCGGGATTGCATTCGGGGCCATAGCGCCTCTCCAACAAGAGGAAGAGGTGGACGTGAAGCTCGTGGCCAAGATGCCCGAGGCCAAACCCCCGCCGCCTCCTCCCCCTCCCCCACCACGGGTGAAATCGCCGGCACCGCTGGGGGCGAAGAAGGCCAGCCCGATCACGCCGCCTACGGTGATTCCGCAGGAGAAGCCCCCGGAGACGGATCTGCAGAATGCCAAGAGCGAGATCCCCATCGGGGACGGCGACCCCAACGGAGATCCGAACGGCAAGGCCGGTGGACGGGGCTCCGGCGGCGTGGCCGTTGCACCGACGGCACCGCCCGCGCCCCCGGCACCGCCTCCCCCACCGATTCAGCTGCCCGAGCACGTGGACCCGCCGCAGGCGATCCACAAGCCGATGCCGGAATATCCGGAGGCCGCGCGCAAGCAGGGCGTCGAGACGGTGGTCGTCGTCAAGTTCGTCGTCACGGAGACGGGGGACGTGGCGGATATCACGATTATGCGCGGGCATCCGCTGCTCGACGAGACGGTGCTTGCGGTCGTGAAGACTTGGCGCTTTCAACCGGCCGTCATGGACGGTCACGCCATTCGCGTTTACCGCGTTGTGAAAATCCCTTTCAAACTCAGGACTTGA
- a CDS encoding ATP-binding protein yields MSLLGRTRELERLRAAWKLAQRGRSQFALVWGKRRVGKTFLLSHFVQGRRAVFFGATEQSESVELGRLHDALRQSLGDHVADRTGGSFGSWEAALKYFAALAKDEPLMLVLDEVPYLLASTPAFASIVQVVWDHLPSKSKLMLVLTGSAIRVVEDLIGPDGPLRGRPTLPLRLEPLDPLAARSFLPHLSPPDFLRAYAACGGYPLHLRSWDRAKNVEHNLLTHAYDSAGLLTLDAEAMLIEQTSASVGYARILAAIGRGRTRYSDIASDAGQRVEMPLEQLVRAGLVRKVLPVGAPKGAKPNYAIDDVYLDFWFSCIYANRSEIASGQGRAVLQRVEPIWQKHLGAVFEDLARHHARRLVEKGELPEDLVVGRWWSVRGPQCEVDVLGLQGSRTALLGEARWQERPLDIADRVRLEQKLALVPSPVAEPVYAFWGRAGGTAALKKTGTLVFGLKEMLQKAPP; encoded by the coding sequence ATGTCCCTCCTCGGCCGCACTCGAGAGCTCGAACGACTTCGCGCCGCGTGGAAGCTCGCCCAGCGTGGACGCTCTCAGTTCGCATTGGTTTGGGGAAAGCGGCGCGTGGGAAAGACATTCCTTCTCTCGCATTTCGTCCAAGGCCGGCGCGCCGTGTTCTTCGGTGCCACCGAGCAGTCCGAGTCCGTGGAGCTCGGACGCCTTCACGATGCGCTCCGCCAAAGCTTGGGCGATCACGTGGCCGATCGCACGGGGGGCTCGTTCGGCTCCTGGGAGGCCGCGCTCAAGTACTTCGCCGCCCTCGCCAAGGACGAACCACTGATGCTCGTCCTCGACGAGGTCCCCTATCTGCTCGCATCGACGCCGGCATTCGCCAGCATCGTTCAAGTCGTCTGGGATCACCTGCCTTCGAAGAGCAAGTTGATGCTCGTCCTCACCGGATCGGCCATTCGCGTCGTCGAAGATCTCATTGGTCCGGACGGCCCTCTGCGCGGCAGGCCCACGCTTCCTCTGCGGCTCGAGCCATTGGATCCGCTCGCAGCGCGTTCCTTCCTACCGCATCTCTCGCCGCCGGACTTCCTGCGCGCGTACGCGGCGTGCGGAGGCTATCCCTTGCACCTTCGCTCCTGGGATCGCGCGAAAAACGTCGAGCACAATCTGCTCACGCACGCCTACGATTCCGCGGGGCTTTTGACCCTCGACGCCGAAGCCATGCTCATCGAGCAGACGTCCGCCAGCGTCGGTTATGCGCGCATTCTCGCGGCCATCGGGCGTGGGCGGACACGCTATTCGGATATTGCGTCCGATGCGGGCCAGCGCGTCGAAATGCCACTGGAGCAACTCGTGCGTGCGGGGCTCGTGCGCAAAGTGCTGCCCGTCGGGGCGCCGAAGGGCGCGAAACCGAATTACGCCATCGACGACGTCTATTTGGATTTCTGGTTCTCGTGCATCTACGCAAACCGCTCGGAAATCGCCTCCGGTCAAGGCCGCGCCGTCTTGCAGCGGGTCGAGCCCATTTGGCAAAAGCACCTAGGCGCGGTCTTCGAAGACTTGGCCCGCCACCATGCGCGCCGCCTCGTCGAAAAGGGTGAACTCCCCGAGGACCTCGTCGTCGGGCGCTGGTGGTCCGTGCGCGGCCCGCAGTGCGAGGTCGACGTGCTCGGTTTGCAGGGAAGTCGCACCGCCCTCCTCGGCGAAGCCCGATGGCAGGAACGCCCGCTGGACATCGCCGATCGCGTGCGCCTCGAGCAGAAGCTCGCGTTGGTCCCCAGCCCCGTCGCCGAACCCGTCTACGCCTTTTGGGGGCGCGCAGGAGGCACGGCGGCCCTCAAGAAAACCGGCACGCTCGTCTTCGGGTTGAAAGAAATGCTCCAAAAAGCGCCCCCTTGA